From a region of the Mytilus galloprovincialis chromosome 3, xbMytGall1.hap1.1, whole genome shotgun sequence genome:
- the LOC143067088 gene encoding uncharacterized protein LOC143067088 isoform X1 yields MSALPKYRYLYLEEQMSNDNDLETNDIETKDVPKEKIINMSTSGEHQELQHASDMSGDSYTSAIRVDIADLDGEDSLNLTTTTLRRCKQQILRPYWRLLLLIGWRGFGRESINSGSKVYSLLNTIYPVFIVLLLWYVYIYEIVACQWKLNVKKDTKSILQTTTAAITTISVNSTHEYQPLATYSPADLILQNLSHSKRSLPPEACEHVITTYVIPNILHFVAFIMGFVHYRIQENEQLYAIMEKVFLQATPLSNRASSQHRMIKKLRLFQVLGALWVFSTLILQGMYEWAFDFPKLIFFQATGKTVHWVLFCIELLGIMVLNSVSLAVVANYVTQCEMMLFYIRGLALRLQEKSSDLRIAMKDVLSVRQNLSVLNGPMARMTSLICVIFCELTIIGISILVLNKNDLPKIWLYRTFFPMVFFIMLCFPLFQAARVNSVCSRIIKIALEMRVFGYKGSSQLDLDSFMNFVSNTKLRAKLFHIPIMPAYLITIIVLSCLVLLILFQTSIIGPINYWF; encoded by the exons GAAGAACAGATGTCTAATGATAATGATTTAGAAACAAATGATATTGAAACAAAAGATGTACCCAAGGAAAAGATTATTAATATGAGTACTTCAGGTGAACACCAGGAACTACAACATGCCAGCGACATGTCTGGGGATTCCTACACCAGTGCTATTAGAGTAGAT ATTGCGGATTTGGACGGAGAAGACAGTTTAAATCTGACTACTACAACGCTACGACGCTGTAAACAACAAATACTGAGACCTTATTGGAGACTTCTTCTGTTA ATAGGATGGCGGGGTTTTGGTCGTGAGTCTATAAACTCCGGCAGCAAAGTATACTCGCTGTTGAACACTATTTATCCCGTATTTATTGTACTATTGTTGTGGTATGTTTATATCTATGAGATTGTTGCCTGTCAGTGGAAACTTAATGTaaagaaagataccaaaagt ATATTACAGACAACAACAGCAGCGATAACCACTATATCTGTAAATTCTACACATGAGTATCAACCATTAGCTACGTACAGTCCTGCAGACCTTATACTACAGAATCTCAGTCATTCCAAACGATCCCTCCCGCCAGAGGCTTGTGAACATGTCATCACAACATATGTTATaccaaatattttacattttgttgcCTTTATTATGGGCTTTGTACATTACagaatacaagaaaatgaacagTTGTATGCCATTATGGAGAAG GTATTTTTACAAGCCACACCATTATCAAACAGAGCATCATCTCAACATAGAATGATAAAAAAACTTAG gtTATTCCAAGTTTTAGGAGCATTATGGGTTTTCAGCACACTTATTTTACAAGGAATGTATGAATGGGCATTTGATTTTCccaagttgattttttttcaagccACAGG TAAAACAGTCCATTGGGTGTTATTTTGTATAGAACTGTTAGGAATAATGGTGCTGAATTCTGTGTCATTGGCTGTGGTAGCTAATTATGTCACTCAATGTGAAATGATGTTATTCTATATACGTGGACTGGCACTTAGGTTGCAAGAAAAATCTTCAGATCTTAGGATTGCCATGAag GATGTTTTATCGGTACGACAGAACCTGAGTGTATTGAATGGTCCAATGGCGAGAATGACATCATTGATTTGTGTTATATTTTGTGAACTAACTATAATAG GTATAAGTATACTTGTCCTGAATAAGAATGACCTACCAAAGATCTGGCTGTATAGGACGTTTTTTCCAATGGTATTTTTCATCATGTTGTGTTTTCCTTTGTTTCAG GCAGCCAGAGTCAATTCCGTATGCAGTAGGATTATAAAGATTGCATTAGAAATGAGAGTTTTTGGTTACAAAGGAAGTTCCCAGCTAGATCTTGATTCGTTCATGAACTTTGTATCAAATACTAAATTAAGG GCCAAGTTATTCCACATTCCAATTATGCCAGCCTACTTGATAACCATCATTGTTCTATCCTGTTTGGTACTACTGATTCTGTTCCAGACCAGTATTATTGGCCCTATCAACTATTGGTTCTAA
- the LOC143067087 gene encoding uncharacterized protein LOC143067087, whose product MVNFHCIAEGCSNDSRKKHNAVKYPDMILNGCIVDFHVLPSVIKNPKLRKLWLSQIRREGFNPDSNCHWHALCSRHFIEGRPTKENAVPTLFAYNNYKTGTPRDTKNSTLRPIEQLILTTQPANIVTVSQLPKVPRQKKYIPDIPVISYIEKPSLDHTYCTSTEVSEDVSIEEKCVMLIENSNTLEQKCQRYETDNNQLRKKVKLLQVELHATKEENKVLNEKFNNTDELLKDKLVEKLTKSNSNVKCFLGLPSISMLFGIFKLLEGHASKMKYWMGPDSSDGKRWQVNNKKKPGASRKLTFFEEFVITLLRLRLGLNTYVLSLLFGVSQSTISRVFTTWISLMAQCLGPLIKWPSKEKIKKHMPLSFRRKYPNTRVIIDATEFYVQRPRNPTAQSKTWSNYKSKNTFKTLVGITPNGAFSFISDLWTGNISDRSITERSGFIDLIEKGDHVMADRGFLIKDLLLSKGATLNMPPFTRPCKHGKGRCLTAKEIKESKSIASLRIHVERSIQRLKSYKFLSGVMPINSLSVANQALKVAGFFCNLMKPLVQKL is encoded by the exons ATGGTGAATTTTCACTGCATAGCGGAGGGTTGCTCCAACGATTCACGAAAGAAACATAATGCTGTAAAGTATCCTGATATGATTTTAAATGGATGTATCGTCGACTTTCATGTACTTCCTTCAGTCATAAagaatcctaaactaaggaagCTCTGGTTGTCTCAGATAAGAAGGGAAGGGTTTAATCCCGACTCAAATTGTCACTGGCATGCACTTTGCTCCCGTCATTTTATTGAAGGAAGACCTACGAAGGAAAATGCAGTCCCAACCCTATTTGCCTACAACAACTACAAAACTGGAACACCAAGAGACACCAAGAACAGTACCTTACGTCCCATTGAACAATTGATATTGACAACACA aCCAGCAAACATTGTTACAGTTTCACAACTGCCAAAAGTACCAAGACAAAAGAAATACATACCAGATATTCCAG TAATTTCCTACATTGAAAAGCCAAGTTTGGACCACACTTATTGCACTAGCACTGAAGTTAGTGAAGATGTCTCCATTGAGGAAAAATGTGTAATGTTAATTGAAAATAGCAACACCTTAGAG caaaaatgtcaaagataTGAGACAGATAATAACCAGCTACGGAAGAAAGTTAAATTGCTACAAGTTGAACTACATGCTACCAAAgaggaaaataaagttttaaatgagAAGTTTAATAATACAGATGAACTGCTAAAGGACAAACTCGTTGAAAAGTTGACTAAATCAAATAGTAATGTTAAATGTTTTCTTGGACTGCCAAGTATTTCAatgctttttggaatttttaaattattagaaGGACATGCTTCAAAAATGAAATACTGGATGGGTCCCGACTCAAGTGACGGTAAAAGATGGCaagtaaataataagaaaaaacctGGTGCTTCAAGGAAGTTGACTTTTTTTGAAGAATTTGTTATAACTCTTTTGAGGTTGAGGCTAGGACTAAACACATAtgtgttgtctcttttgtttggTGTTTCACAGTCAACAATTAGCAGGGTTTTCACGACTTGGATATCTTTAATGGCACAATGTTTAGGACCACTTATTAAATGGCCATCTAaggaaaagattaaaaaacataTGCCTCTATCATTTCGTAGAAAATATCCTAACACTCGTGTAATCATCGATGCTACTGAATTTTATGTGCAGAGACCAAGAAACCCAACAGCACAGTCAAAAACGTGGTCAAATTACAAGTCAAAGAACACTTTTAAAACGCTTGTAGGTATAACACCAAATGGAGCTTTTTCGTTTATATCTGACTTATGGACTGGTAACATTTCTGATAGGAGCATTACTGAAAGAAGTGGATTCATTGATCTGATTGAAAAGGGGGATCATGTAATGGCTGACAGAGGTTTTTTAATCAAAGACTTATTATTATCAAAAGGTGCCACCTTAAATATGCCACCATTTACCAGACCATGTAAACATGGAAAAGGACGATGTCTTACGGCAAAGGAGATTAAGGAATCAAAATCCATAGCCTCTTTGAGAATACATGTAGAAAGATCAATCCAGAGACTGAAATCTTATAAATTCTTAAGTGGTGTTATGCCAATAAATTCACTTTCTGTTGCTAATCAGGCTCTTAAGGTTGCCGGATTTTTTTGTAACCTGATGAAACCAttagttcaaaagttataa
- the LOC143067088 gene encoding uncharacterized protein LOC143067088 isoform X3, producing the protein MLEEQMSNDNDLETNDIETKDVPKEKIINMSTSGEHQELQHASDMSGDSYTSAIRVDIADLDGEDSLNLTTTTLRRCKQQILRPYWRLLLLIGWRGFGRESINSGSKVYSLLNTIYPVFIVLLLWYVYIYEIVACQWKLNVKKDTKSILQTTTAAITTISVNSTHEYQPLATYSPADLILQNLSHSKRSLPPEACEHVITTYVIPNILHFVAFIMGFVHYRIQENEQLYAIMEKVFLQATPLSNRASSQHRMIKKLRLFQVLGALWVFSTLILQGMYEWAFDFPKLIFFQATGKTVHWVLFCIELLGIMVLNSVSLAVVANYVTQCEMMLFYIRGLALRLQEKSSDLRIAMKDVLSVRQNLSVLNGPMARMTSLICVIFCELTIIGISILVLNKNDLPKIWLYRTFFPMVFFIMLCFPLFQAARVNSVCSRIIKIALEMRVFGYKGSSQLDLDSFMNFVSNTKLRAKLFHIPIMPAYLITIIVLSCLVLLILFQTSIIGPINYWF; encoded by the exons ATGTTG GAAGAACAGATGTCTAATGATAATGATTTAGAAACAAATGATATTGAAACAAAAGATGTACCCAAGGAAAAGATTATTAATATGAGTACTTCAGGTGAACACCAGGAACTACAACATGCCAGCGACATGTCTGGGGATTCCTACACCAGTGCTATTAGAGTAGAT ATTGCGGATTTGGACGGAGAAGACAGTTTAAATCTGACTACTACAACGCTACGACGCTGTAAACAACAAATACTGAGACCTTATTGGAGACTTCTTCTGTTA ATAGGATGGCGGGGTTTTGGTCGTGAGTCTATAAACTCCGGCAGCAAAGTATACTCGCTGTTGAACACTATTTATCCCGTATTTATTGTACTATTGTTGTGGTATGTTTATATCTATGAGATTGTTGCCTGTCAGTGGAAACTTAATGTaaagaaagataccaaaagt ATATTACAGACAACAACAGCAGCGATAACCACTATATCTGTAAATTCTACACATGAGTATCAACCATTAGCTACGTACAGTCCTGCAGACCTTATACTACAGAATCTCAGTCATTCCAAACGATCCCTCCCGCCAGAGGCTTGTGAACATGTCATCACAACATATGTTATaccaaatattttacattttgttgcCTTTATTATGGGCTTTGTACATTACagaatacaagaaaatgaacagTTGTATGCCATTATGGAGAAG GTATTTTTACAAGCCACACCATTATCAAACAGAGCATCATCTCAACATAGAATGATAAAAAAACTTAG gtTATTCCAAGTTTTAGGAGCATTATGGGTTTTCAGCACACTTATTTTACAAGGAATGTATGAATGGGCATTTGATTTTCccaagttgattttttttcaagccACAGG TAAAACAGTCCATTGGGTGTTATTTTGTATAGAACTGTTAGGAATAATGGTGCTGAATTCTGTGTCATTGGCTGTGGTAGCTAATTATGTCACTCAATGTGAAATGATGTTATTCTATATACGTGGACTGGCACTTAGGTTGCAAGAAAAATCTTCAGATCTTAGGATTGCCATGAag GATGTTTTATCGGTACGACAGAACCTGAGTGTATTGAATGGTCCAATGGCGAGAATGACATCATTGATTTGTGTTATATTTTGTGAACTAACTATAATAG GTATAAGTATACTTGTCCTGAATAAGAATGACCTACCAAAGATCTGGCTGTATAGGACGTTTTTTCCAATGGTATTTTTCATCATGTTGTGTTTTCCTTTGTTTCAG GCAGCCAGAGTCAATTCCGTATGCAGTAGGATTATAAAGATTGCATTAGAAATGAGAGTTTTTGGTTACAAAGGAAGTTCCCAGCTAGATCTTGATTCGTTCATGAACTTTGTATCAAATACTAAATTAAGG GCCAAGTTATTCCACATTCCAATTATGCCAGCCTACTTGATAACCATCATTGTTCTATCCTGTTTGGTACTACTGATTCTGTTCCAGACCAGTATTATTGGCCCTATCAACTATTGGTTCTAA
- the LOC143067088 gene encoding uncharacterized protein LOC143067088 isoform X2: MVTYFNLKEEQMSNDNDLETNDIETKDVPKEKIINMSTSGEHQELQHASDMSGDSYTSAIRVDIADLDGEDSLNLTTTTLRRCKQQILRPYWRLLLLIGWRGFGRESINSGSKVYSLLNTIYPVFIVLLLWYVYIYEIVACQWKLNVKKDTKSILQTTTAAITTISVNSTHEYQPLATYSPADLILQNLSHSKRSLPPEACEHVITTYVIPNILHFVAFIMGFVHYRIQENEQLYAIMEKVFLQATPLSNRASSQHRMIKKLRLFQVLGALWVFSTLILQGMYEWAFDFPKLIFFQATGKTVHWVLFCIELLGIMVLNSVSLAVVANYVTQCEMMLFYIRGLALRLQEKSSDLRIAMKDVLSVRQNLSVLNGPMARMTSLICVIFCELTIIGISILVLNKNDLPKIWLYRTFFPMVFFIMLCFPLFQAARVNSVCSRIIKIALEMRVFGYKGSSQLDLDSFMNFVSNTKLRAKLFHIPIMPAYLITIIVLSCLVLLILFQTSIIGPINYWF, from the exons ATGGTCACATATTTTAATCTTAAG GAAGAACAGATGTCTAATGATAATGATTTAGAAACAAATGATATTGAAACAAAAGATGTACCCAAGGAAAAGATTATTAATATGAGTACTTCAGGTGAACACCAGGAACTACAACATGCCAGCGACATGTCTGGGGATTCCTACACCAGTGCTATTAGAGTAGAT ATTGCGGATTTGGACGGAGAAGACAGTTTAAATCTGACTACTACAACGCTACGACGCTGTAAACAACAAATACTGAGACCTTATTGGAGACTTCTTCTGTTA ATAGGATGGCGGGGTTTTGGTCGTGAGTCTATAAACTCCGGCAGCAAAGTATACTCGCTGTTGAACACTATTTATCCCGTATTTATTGTACTATTGTTGTGGTATGTTTATATCTATGAGATTGTTGCCTGTCAGTGGAAACTTAATGTaaagaaagataccaaaagt ATATTACAGACAACAACAGCAGCGATAACCACTATATCTGTAAATTCTACACATGAGTATCAACCATTAGCTACGTACAGTCCTGCAGACCTTATACTACAGAATCTCAGTCATTCCAAACGATCCCTCCCGCCAGAGGCTTGTGAACATGTCATCACAACATATGTTATaccaaatattttacattttgttgcCTTTATTATGGGCTTTGTACATTACagaatacaagaaaatgaacagTTGTATGCCATTATGGAGAAG GTATTTTTACAAGCCACACCATTATCAAACAGAGCATCATCTCAACATAGAATGATAAAAAAACTTAG gtTATTCCAAGTTTTAGGAGCATTATGGGTTTTCAGCACACTTATTTTACAAGGAATGTATGAATGGGCATTTGATTTTCccaagttgattttttttcaagccACAGG TAAAACAGTCCATTGGGTGTTATTTTGTATAGAACTGTTAGGAATAATGGTGCTGAATTCTGTGTCATTGGCTGTGGTAGCTAATTATGTCACTCAATGTGAAATGATGTTATTCTATATACGTGGACTGGCACTTAGGTTGCAAGAAAAATCTTCAGATCTTAGGATTGCCATGAag GATGTTTTATCGGTACGACAGAACCTGAGTGTATTGAATGGTCCAATGGCGAGAATGACATCATTGATTTGTGTTATATTTTGTGAACTAACTATAATAG GTATAAGTATACTTGTCCTGAATAAGAATGACCTACCAAAGATCTGGCTGTATAGGACGTTTTTTCCAATGGTATTTTTCATCATGTTGTGTTTTCCTTTGTTTCAG GCAGCCAGAGTCAATTCCGTATGCAGTAGGATTATAAAGATTGCATTAGAAATGAGAGTTTTTGGTTACAAAGGAAGTTCCCAGCTAGATCTTGATTCGTTCATGAACTTTGTATCAAATACTAAATTAAGG GCCAAGTTATTCCACATTCCAATTATGCCAGCCTACTTGATAACCATCATTGTTCTATCCTGTTTGGTACTACTGATTCTGTTCCAGACCAGTATTATTGGCCCTATCAACTATTGGTTCTAA
- the LOC143067088 gene encoding uncharacterized protein LOC143067088 isoform X4 has product MSNDNDLETNDIETKDVPKEKIINMSTSGEHQELQHASDMSGDSYTSAIRVDIADLDGEDSLNLTTTTLRRCKQQILRPYWRLLLLIGWRGFGRESINSGSKVYSLLNTIYPVFIVLLLWYVYIYEIVACQWKLNVKKDTKSILQTTTAAITTISVNSTHEYQPLATYSPADLILQNLSHSKRSLPPEACEHVITTYVIPNILHFVAFIMGFVHYRIQENEQLYAIMEKVFLQATPLSNRASSQHRMIKKLRLFQVLGALWVFSTLILQGMYEWAFDFPKLIFFQATGKTVHWVLFCIELLGIMVLNSVSLAVVANYVTQCEMMLFYIRGLALRLQEKSSDLRIAMKDVLSVRQNLSVLNGPMARMTSLICVIFCELTIIGISILVLNKNDLPKIWLYRTFFPMVFFIMLCFPLFQAARVNSVCSRIIKIALEMRVFGYKGSSQLDLDSFMNFVSNTKLRAKLFHIPIMPAYLITIIVLSCLVLLILFQTSIIGPINYWF; this is encoded by the exons ATGTCTAATGATAATGATTTAGAAACAAATGATATTGAAACAAAAGATGTACCCAAGGAAAAGATTATTAATATGAGTACTTCAGGTGAACACCAGGAACTACAACATGCCAGCGACATGTCTGGGGATTCCTACACCAGTGCTATTAGAGTAGAT ATTGCGGATTTGGACGGAGAAGACAGTTTAAATCTGACTACTACAACGCTACGACGCTGTAAACAACAAATACTGAGACCTTATTGGAGACTTCTTCTGTTA ATAGGATGGCGGGGTTTTGGTCGTGAGTCTATAAACTCCGGCAGCAAAGTATACTCGCTGTTGAACACTATTTATCCCGTATTTATTGTACTATTGTTGTGGTATGTTTATATCTATGAGATTGTTGCCTGTCAGTGGAAACTTAATGTaaagaaagataccaaaagt ATATTACAGACAACAACAGCAGCGATAACCACTATATCTGTAAATTCTACACATGAGTATCAACCATTAGCTACGTACAGTCCTGCAGACCTTATACTACAGAATCTCAGTCATTCCAAACGATCCCTCCCGCCAGAGGCTTGTGAACATGTCATCACAACATATGTTATaccaaatattttacattttgttgcCTTTATTATGGGCTTTGTACATTACagaatacaagaaaatgaacagTTGTATGCCATTATGGAGAAG GTATTTTTACAAGCCACACCATTATCAAACAGAGCATCATCTCAACATAGAATGATAAAAAAACTTAG gtTATTCCAAGTTTTAGGAGCATTATGGGTTTTCAGCACACTTATTTTACAAGGAATGTATGAATGGGCATTTGATTTTCccaagttgattttttttcaagccACAGG TAAAACAGTCCATTGGGTGTTATTTTGTATAGAACTGTTAGGAATAATGGTGCTGAATTCTGTGTCATTGGCTGTGGTAGCTAATTATGTCACTCAATGTGAAATGATGTTATTCTATATACGTGGACTGGCACTTAGGTTGCAAGAAAAATCTTCAGATCTTAGGATTGCCATGAag GATGTTTTATCGGTACGACAGAACCTGAGTGTATTGAATGGTCCAATGGCGAGAATGACATCATTGATTTGTGTTATATTTTGTGAACTAACTATAATAG GTATAAGTATACTTGTCCTGAATAAGAATGACCTACCAAAGATCTGGCTGTATAGGACGTTTTTTCCAATGGTATTTTTCATCATGTTGTGTTTTCCTTTGTTTCAG GCAGCCAGAGTCAATTCCGTATGCAGTAGGATTATAAAGATTGCATTAGAAATGAGAGTTTTTGGTTACAAAGGAAGTTCCCAGCTAGATCTTGATTCGTTCATGAACTTTGTATCAAATACTAAATTAAGG GCCAAGTTATTCCACATTCCAATTATGCCAGCCTACTTGATAACCATCATTGTTCTATCCTGTTTGGTACTACTGATTCTGTTCCAGACCAGTATTATTGGCCCTATCAACTATTGGTTCTAA
- the LOC143067088 gene encoding uncharacterized protein LOC143067088 isoform X5: MSALPKYRYLYLEEQMSNDNDLETNDIETKDVPKEKIINMSTSGEHQELQHASDMSGDSYTSAIRVDIADLDGEDSLNLTTTTLRRCKQQILRPYWRLLLLILQTTTAAITTISVNSTHEYQPLATYSPADLILQNLSHSKRSLPPEACEHVITTYVIPNILHFVAFIMGFVHYRIQENEQLYAIMEKVFLQATPLSNRASSQHRMIKKLRLFQVLGALWVFSTLILQGMYEWAFDFPKLIFFQATGKTVHWVLFCIELLGIMVLNSVSLAVVANYVTQCEMMLFYIRGLALRLQEKSSDLRIAMKDVLSVRQNLSVLNGPMARMTSLICVIFCELTIIGISILVLNKNDLPKIWLYRTFFPMVFFIMLCFPLFQAARVNSVCSRIIKIALEMRVFGYKGSSQLDLDSFMNFVSNTKLRAKLFHIPIMPAYLITIIVLSCLVLLILFQTSIIGPINYWF, from the exons GAAGAACAGATGTCTAATGATAATGATTTAGAAACAAATGATATTGAAACAAAAGATGTACCCAAGGAAAAGATTATTAATATGAGTACTTCAGGTGAACACCAGGAACTACAACATGCCAGCGACATGTCTGGGGATTCCTACACCAGTGCTATTAGAGTAGAT ATTGCGGATTTGGACGGAGAAGACAGTTTAAATCTGACTACTACAACGCTACGACGCTGTAAACAACAAATACTGAGACCTTATTGGAGACTTCTTCTGTTA ATATTACAGACAACAACAGCAGCGATAACCACTATATCTGTAAATTCTACACATGAGTATCAACCATTAGCTACGTACAGTCCTGCAGACCTTATACTACAGAATCTCAGTCATTCCAAACGATCCCTCCCGCCAGAGGCTTGTGAACATGTCATCACAACATATGTTATaccaaatattttacattttgttgcCTTTATTATGGGCTTTGTACATTACagaatacaagaaaatgaacagTTGTATGCCATTATGGAGAAG GTATTTTTACAAGCCACACCATTATCAAACAGAGCATCATCTCAACATAGAATGATAAAAAAACTTAG gtTATTCCAAGTTTTAGGAGCATTATGGGTTTTCAGCACACTTATTTTACAAGGAATGTATGAATGGGCATTTGATTTTCccaagttgattttttttcaagccACAGG TAAAACAGTCCATTGGGTGTTATTTTGTATAGAACTGTTAGGAATAATGGTGCTGAATTCTGTGTCATTGGCTGTGGTAGCTAATTATGTCACTCAATGTGAAATGATGTTATTCTATATACGTGGACTGGCACTTAGGTTGCAAGAAAAATCTTCAGATCTTAGGATTGCCATGAag GATGTTTTATCGGTACGACAGAACCTGAGTGTATTGAATGGTCCAATGGCGAGAATGACATCATTGATTTGTGTTATATTTTGTGAACTAACTATAATAG GTATAAGTATACTTGTCCTGAATAAGAATGACCTACCAAAGATCTGGCTGTATAGGACGTTTTTTCCAATGGTATTTTTCATCATGTTGTGTTTTCCTTTGTTTCAG GCAGCCAGAGTCAATTCCGTATGCAGTAGGATTATAAAGATTGCATTAGAAATGAGAGTTTTTGGTTACAAAGGAAGTTCCCAGCTAGATCTTGATTCGTTCATGAACTTTGTATCAAATACTAAATTAAGG GCCAAGTTATTCCACATTCCAATTATGCCAGCCTACTTGATAACCATCATTGTTCTATCCTGTTTGGTACTACTGATTCTGTTCCAGACCAGTATTATTGGCCCTATCAACTATTGGTTCTAA